A window of Maioricimonas rarisocia genomic DNA:
TCTTCGAACTCTCGAACCAGTCTCGCTCCATCTGGACCGCGCGGGAACACCGCAAGGGGCTGTCGTCCCGCACCGCAGATAACGCGACCCCCACGGCGGCGCGATGGCACTGCCTCTGGATGCCCCGGGAACTCAACTGGTGGATCGGCACGGTCTTCGCGGTCGGCTCGCTGCTGTTCGTCGTCGGCAGCGCTGTCAGTCTGGTGCCGGCCGCGGCGTCTGACCTCGACGTCACGGCGCAGCAGATCAATGCGATCTTCTTCGCAGGATCGATTCCGTTCACGGTCGCCGCATATCTGCAGCTGTTTCAAGCCGCCAACGCCGGCACATTTCGGCCGGACGGCGTCGCCGATTCCGGAAATTGGATCCTGCTCGGCTGGCGGCCGAAAGAGGCCGGCTGGCTGAGCTGTGCCCTGCAGTTCGCCGGCACGCTGCTGTTCAACGTCAATACGTATGATGCGATGCATCCTGCGCCGGACTGGCTGCGGCAGGATCTTGCCATCTGGGTGCCGGACTTCGTCGGTTCGATCCTGTTTCTGGCGTCGGGCTATCTGGCCTTCATCGAAGCCGGTCATACGCACTGGTCGTGGCAGCCGGCCAATCTCGCCTGGTGGGTAACGTTCGTCAATCTGCTCGGCTGCGTCGGCTTCATGGTGTCGGCCTTGTTCGCGGTGGCGCTGCCGGGGCCGCCCGACGTCACGGCCACGACGATCGCGACGGCTTTCACGCTGCAGGGGGCCGTCTGCTTTCTGATCGGCGCCTGTCTGCTGCTGCCGGAAGCGTCGGGGGCGGGGAGCACGTAGGTCAGGTTTCGATTCGCACCATAAGAGCTGACATTTGCCCGTGCCAATCGATGCGGCTGCTTCACTGGAAGCCAATCGGATTGCACTGCGCACTTCAGGCGGAGACGCCCCTGCGGACCTCATACCGCAACTCGACCATACTCTCGCCCATCTGCTCGACGGACTTCAGGCGTAGTGCCGGGCTGAGCGCTCTGCGGGGAAACAGCGGTTTTCCCTTTCCGAGCGTGACCGAACCGACCTGAACGATGATCTCGTCGAGCAGTCCCGCATCGTAGAACTGCCCTGCGAGATCGCCGCCCCCCACGATCCAGATACTCTTTTCGCCCGCAGCCGCCCGCATCTCCTCATGAATGGGACCGACCTCGCCGTTCGCGAACCGGATGTCGGCTCCCTCGACGGCAGGAAGTTCCCGGGTGGTGAACACCCACGTCGGCTGTGTGTACGGCCAGGCCGCATCGACCTCGGCAATAAGCTCATCTTCGTGTGTGATGATCCACTCATACGTTGAAGAGCCCATCGCCAGTGCACCGACGTTCGCGATGAACTCGGGGTAGCTCGACTGATCGAGGTCGCCGAGCGAAAACAACCATTCGAGCGAGTCCTCCTCGGTGGCGATGAACCCGTCGAGGCTGGTCGCGGTGTAGTACTGGGTCTTCATTGGTGTGTTTGATTCCTTCGAATCGGCCTGACTGATCAGCCTGCATTACTCCGCTCTGCGGCGAGGACATGGCACCCCGCAGTGGATTTCATCCTCCGGGGCGTCGCACCGACATGACAACTCCGTGGTGGCCCCTTGCGGTTCATACACCTGTACCTGCTTCCGCACGTCGTTCACCAGTGTCTCTCCAGCCACGCGCGAGCCCGGTCGCGGTACTCGCTGTCCCGGTGCATCCACAGGTCGGTGTGGGGATGGATGACTTTCCGCTCGGGGATGTCGAAGATCTCGTCGATCGGTGGGCGAAGAAACGTGAAGTCCGCCAGCTCGAGGTGATCATGCAGGAACGCATTGCCTCCACCGCAGACGAGCACCGGCCGGCCC
This region includes:
- a CDS encoding dihydrofolate reductase family protein yields the protein MKTQYYTATSLDGFIATEEDSLEWLFSLGDLDQSSYPEFIANVGALAMGSSTYEWIITHEDELIAEVDAAWPYTQPTWVFTTRELPAVEGADIRFANGEVGPIHEEMRAAAGEKSIWIVGGGDLAGQFYDAGLLDEIIVQVGSVTLGKGKPLFPRRALSPALRLKSVEQMGESMVELRYEVRRGVSA